One stretch of Pedobacter riviphilus DNA includes these proteins:
- a CDS encoding response regulator transcription factor — translation MFKNVLIAEDHEIVSKSLRSVLTDLGITIADKDYVFYCDDALTRVQKALRDGNPYELIITDLSFDEDYPQQKITGGKELIKALKEVQPDLKVLVFSIENRALIANALFKELNIDAYVPKARHDAKDLKLALESIYKNKKYHSPNLRQKEKYLHDFTLYDKTIVSLILDGKTQKEMSGILKQKKMEPSGLSSIEKRINYIKTALNISNNGQLIAYCIANKVI, via the coding sequence ATGTTCAAAAACGTACTCATCGCCGAAGATCATGAAATTGTTAGTAAATCTCTTCGTAGTGTTCTTACAGATCTTGGCATTACCATAGCTGATAAAGATTATGTATTTTATTGTGATGATGCATTAACACGGGTACAAAAAGCACTGCGTGATGGCAACCCTTACGAATTGATTATTACTGACCTTTCTTTTGATGAAGATTATCCGCAACAAAAAATAACAGGTGGCAAGGAACTTATAAAGGCGCTAAAAGAAGTGCAACCCGATCTAAAAGTCCTGGTATTTTCTATTGAAAACAGAGCCTTAATTGCCAATGCGCTATTTAAAGAACTTAATATCGATGCTTATGTACCTAAGGCACGCCATGATGCAAAAGACCTTAAATTGGCTTTAGAAAGCATTTATAAAAATAAGAAATATCATTCTCCCAACCTGAGACAAAAAGAAAAATACCTGCACGATTTTACGCTCTACGATAAAACAATTGTTTCGCTTATTTTAGATGGAAAAACCCAAAAAGAAATGTCGGGTATTCTAAAACAAAAAAAGATGGAACCATCTGGCTTGAGCAGCATCGAAAAACGGATCAATTATATTAAAACTGCGCTAAACATCTCAAATAATGGTCAACTAATTGCTTATTGCATTGCAAATAAGGTAATTTAG
- a CDS encoding YegP family protein encodes MGKFIITKRINNEYQFNLKAANGQVILTSEGYTTKASCNKGIESVKTNAPTDARYDRKVAKNGSYYFNLKAGNGEIIGTSQMYTTDDARNNGIESVKTNAPNAEVIDETI; translated from the coding sequence ATGGGAAAATTTATTATCACTAAAAGAATCAACAACGAATATCAATTTAACCTTAAAGCCGCAAACGGACAGGTTATCCTCACCAGCGAGGGCTATACTACAAAGGCATCTTGTAATAAAGGTATCGAATCGGTTAAAACCAATGCACCAACAGATGCCAGGTACGACAGAAAAGTTGCCAAAAACGGTTCGTACTATTTTAATCTAAAGGCAGGTAATGGCGAAATTATCGGTACCAGCCAAATGTATACTACTGATGATGCACGCAACAATGGTATCGAATCGGTGAAAACCAATGCACCGAATGCTGAAGTGATTGATGAAACCATATAA
- a CDS encoding type I restriction endonuclease yields the protein MDLKLKLEQLHQRVVGLKDQINTEEATKNAFVMPFIQILGYDIFNPTEVIPEHICDIGTKKGEKVDYVIRKNNEPILIFECKHWKESADAHNSQLHRYYHVSKARFGVLTNGTVYNFYADLEKPNIMDEKPFLTIDIEDLKDNAIKILESFTKNEYNLETILDSAEGLKYIKAIRKEFEKEIDSPSDEMVKLLVNRFFDKPLTANRMIAFKDYTKKALTISINESISDRLKSALNINEKIEKREEGKVIPINEDPDIAKIVTTEEELEAFQIVKAILREKIPSTRIAARDTQSYFGVLLDDNNRKPICRFHFNTVNKYIETFEKGKDAGEKKQLFNLDELYDYRNQLHQTIENY from the coding sequence ATGGATCTTAAACTAAAGTTAGAACAACTTCATCAGCGCGTGGTGGGATTAAAAGATCAGATCAATACCGAAGAGGCTACAAAAAATGCATTTGTAATGCCCTTTATTCAAATCCTCGGTTATGATATTTTTAACCCTACCGAAGTTATACCCGAACACATTTGCGATATCGGGACTAAAAAAGGTGAAAAGGTGGATTATGTCATCCGCAAAAACAACGAACCCATACTCATATTCGAATGTAAACACTGGAAAGAAAGTGCCGATGCACATAACTCTCAGTTGCACCGCTATTACCATGTTTCGAAAGCACGATTTGGCGTATTAACCAACGGTACGGTTTACAATTTTTACGCCGATTTAGAAAAGCCAAATATTATGGACGAGAAACCATTCTTAACCATCGATATTGAAGATCTGAAAGATAATGCCATTAAAATCCTCGAAAGTTTTACCAAAAACGAGTACAATCTAGAAACCATTCTCGATTCGGCCGAAGGATTAAAATACATCAAAGCCATCAGAAAAGAATTCGAAAAAGAAATTGACAGTCCTTCTGATGAAATGGTGAAGTTATTGGTGAACCGTTTTTTCGATAAACCCTTAACCGCAAACCGGATGATTGCTTTTAAAGATTATACCAAAAAAGCACTTACCATTTCCATTAACGAGTCTATCAGCGATCGTTTAAAATCGGCATTGAATATTAATGAGAAAATAGAAAAAAGGGAGGAGGGTAAAGTGATTCCGATTAATGAAGACCCCGATATTGCTAAAATCGTAACGACTGAAGAAGAGTTAGAAGCTTTCCAGATTGTTAAGGCTATTTTACGCGAAAAGATTCCTTCGACACGCATTGCTGCCCGGGATACACAATCGTACTTTGGAGTATTATTAGACGACAATAACCGTAAACCCATTTGCAGGTTCCATTTCAATACGGTTAACAAGTACATCGAAACCTTCGAGAAAGGGAAAGATGCCGGCGAAAAAAAGCAGCTGTTTAACCTCGATGAGCTTTACGATTACAGAAACCAGCTGCATCAAACTATAGAAAATTACTAA
- a CDS encoding PH domain-containing protein, whose amino-acid sequence MINDLRKFLNEEQDPKAVEKILGRINSLLTTNEQVEYIAVQKKPAITLSPDCIALTNKRIIFCKPKSFGLSMDFQDYNWKDVYDCHIKEGILGATFTMVTIRNLRNMMDYLPKNQARKLYQFAQEREEEMREYRRQKELEDKRAAAGGGIIVNNSTSAAPVEAPPQEDSFAVLLKLKNLLENGILSQEEFEQKKNEILARV is encoded by the coding sequence ATGATTAACGATTTAAGAAAGTTCTTGAACGAAGAACAAGACCCTAAGGCTGTAGAAAAGATTTTGGGTCGGATTAACAGTCTGCTTACCACTAACGAACAAGTAGAATATATTGCTGTACAAAAGAAACCGGCAATCACATTATCTCCAGATTGTATTGCATTAACAAACAAAAGAATCATCTTCTGCAAGCCAAAAAGTTTTGGGCTATCAATGGATTTCCAGGATTATAACTGGAAGGATGTTTACGACTGCCACATTAAAGAAGGCATACTGGGTGCAACCTTTACTATGGTAACCATCAGAAATTTAAGAAATATGATGGATTATCTCCCAAAAAACCAGGCTCGAAAACTCTATCAGTTTGCACAGGAAAGAGAAGAAGAAATGCGCGAATACCGGAGGCAAAAGGAACTGGAAGACAAAAGAGCCGCAGCAGGTGGCGGTATTATTGTAAACAACAGTACATCCGCTGCTCCCGTTGAAGCACCACCGCAGGAAGACTCATTTGCGGTATTGCTAAAGTTAAAGAACCTGTTAGAAAATGGCATCCTTTCTCAGGAGGAGTTTGAGCAAAAGAAAAATGAAATTCTAGCTAGAGTGTAA
- a CDS encoding DUF6804 family protein — translation MKALIKIVLAMLLLICLANMPYGYYQLVRFLAMVGFGILAHRANQKRNPIIMITYLALAVLFQPIFKIALGRFLWNVVDVIVALGLIISIYLEPKTNTDKKNHLN, via the coding sequence ATGAAAGCTTTAATAAAGATTGTATTAGCAATGCTACTCCTTATTTGTTTAGCAAATATGCCATATGGTTATTACCAACTGGTTAGATTCTTGGCAATGGTAGGTTTTGGAATATTGGCTCATAGGGCAAATCAAAAACGTAATCCAATCATAATGATCACCTACCTGGCATTAGCTGTTCTATTTCAACCCATATTTAAAATCGCATTAGGACGCTTCTTATGGAATGTGGTTGATGTTATTGTTGCTTTAGGCTTAATCATTTCAATATACTTAGAACCTAAAACAAATACAGATAAAAAAAATCATCTTAATTAA
- a CDS encoding thermonuclease family protein — protein MRLGKISLLVLLLTLQACFIPPSESKPLINYSHLVFIAKVIRIMDGDTMEVLYQNQPIKIRLAHIDCPEKRGSQPFGNNAKKALSDLCFGQMVSVQGQKYDRYKRLIAVVVNNKKQVVNQEMIKQGMAWHFKKYSNDPLYAQLEITARKNKVGLWQEADAVAPWSWRETKHTLAK, from the coding sequence ATGCGGCTGGGAAAAATAAGTTTGTTGGTTTTATTGTTAACGCTTCAGGCTTGTTTCATCCCACCAAGCGAGAGCAAACCACTCATAAACTACAGCCATCTTGTTTTTATCGCCAAAGTGATCCGCATTATGGATGGCGATACCATGGAGGTATTATACCAAAACCAACCTATTAAAATCCGATTGGCCCATATCGATTGCCCTGAGAAACGCGGCTCGCAACCTTTTGGCAACAATGCTAAAAAAGCTTTATCCGATTTATGTTTCGGGCAAATGGTTAGCGTACAAGGCCAAAAATACGACCGCTACAAAAGATTGATAGCTGTGGTTGTTAACAATAAAAAACAGGTAGTAAACCAGGAAATGATTAAACAAGGCATGGCCTGGCATTTTAAAAAATATTCGAATGATCCGCTTTATGCGCAGTTAGAAATCACTGCAAGGAAAAATAAAGTAGGCCTTTGGCAGGAAGCGGATGCGGTAGCACCCTGGTCATGGCGTGAAACTAAGCATACTTTGGCAAAGTAG
- a CDS encoding GIN domain-containing protein → MKTLAKTLFAAALTAVVFTSSAMATFAAEPVKAETKASSLSKFNRIWVSGNVKLILTQGDKQNVEGASNYNAAKTSVSTDGKTLFINSMETSQVTLNITVKDLERIEAYGQSVVVTSNNFDVKYLQLFLGQSATSKIKTTAGSLYTIVKDDAVLKLNGTAGESTMVASNMKNVKLADFASLKSASYASQAIMEAEQNAMVLAK, encoded by the coding sequence ATGAAAACTTTAGCAAAAACTTTATTCGCAGCAGCATTAACAGCAGTAGTATTTACTTCATCAGCCATGGCAACTTTTGCCGCTGAGCCAGTTAAAGCAGAAACAAAAGCTTCTTCTTTATCAAAGTTCAACAGGATCTGGGTGAGTGGTAACGTGAAGCTTATCTTAACACAAGGCGATAAACAAAACGTAGAAGGTGCCAGCAACTATAATGCTGCAAAAACCTCAGTGTCAACTGATGGAAAAACCTTGTTCATCAATTCAATGGAAACAAGCCAGGTAACGTTAAATATTACCGTAAAAGATTTAGAAAGAATTGAAGCTTACGGTCAATCGGTTGTGGTTACCAGCAATAATTTCGATGTAAAATACTTGCAGTTATTTTTGGGTCAAAGTGCTACATCGAAGATTAAAACTACCGCAGGCAGTTTATATACAATCGTTAAAGATGATGCCGTATTAAAATTAAATGGTACTGCCGGTGAAAGTACAATGGTTGCGAGCAACATGAAAAATGTAAAATTAGCAGATTTTGCCAGTCTTAAATCGGCATCGTACGCTTCTCAGGCCATCATGGAAGCAGAACAAAATGCAATGGTTTTAGCGAAATAG
- a CDS encoding LytR/AlgR family response regulator transcription factor, translating to MKLYILEDEIRILQHILQIVKKLAYLEVVGTAGEIKVATKEIPMLKPDIILADIRLKDGDSFHLFDEIGVTDFQVIFLTAYDQYAIQALNLGAFGYLLKPIDEVSLTAYLNKCYHHREQETLGQQQLAIAKEHYLAQGVAAAKRIALKSLEYIEVVAIDDIMYCKSDKGYTTFYLNTDSEILVSKGLKEYESLLTPFGFLRCHQSYLINFKYVKKYYREGYLQMENKENIPVSSRKKEEVLRYLENIA from the coding sequence ATGAAGCTTTATATTTTAGAAGATGAAATCCGGATATTGCAGCACATTTTACAAATCGTTAAGAAATTAGCGTATCTGGAAGTAGTTGGCACTGCCGGAGAAATTAAAGTGGCTACGAAAGAAATACCGATGTTAAAACCCGATATTATTCTGGCTGATATCCGTTTAAAGGATGGAGATAGTTTCCACCTGTTCGATGAAATAGGTGTTACCGATTTTCAGGTTATTTTTCTCACCGCCTACGATCAATATGCTATACAGGCGCTTAATTTAGGGGCATTTGGCTATTTACTCAAACCTATTGATGAGGTATCGTTAACCGCATATTTAAACAAATGTTACCATCACCGCGAACAGGAAACCTTAGGGCAGCAACAGCTTGCTATTGCTAAAGAACATTACCTTGCCCAGGGCGTGGCCGCTGCGAAACGGATTGCGTTAAAAAGTCTCGAATATATAGAAGTTGTGGCCATTGATGATATTATGTACTGTAAAAGTGATAAAGGTTATACTACGTTTTACTTAAATACCGATAGCGAGATTTTGGTTTCCAAAGGGTTAAAGGAATATGAAAGTTTGCTTACGCCCTTTGGTTTCTTAAGGTGCCATCAATCGTACCTGATTAATTTTAAATACGTTAAAAAGTATTACCGCGAAGGTTATTTACAAATGGAAAACAAGGAAAATATTCCGGTTTCCAGCAGGAAAAAGGAAGAAGTATTACGATACCTTGAAAATATTGCATAG
- a CDS encoding tetratricopeptide repeat-containing sensor histidine kinase has product MNTCARTLIILYTICFLIIPACRNKENAPDVEHRAVKKTAFGDHLSLILSLDTLSTEAIKKIVYQQDSLLGNNPDKESDPYYHYFHARKYVFEKKRDSALIAYQKMKGLKPNDDIELLKTYRILTHKMAGGSMVESALMSQIFAALKISEQAHSRLTYSFYDLLAQAYFQNNNEKKSIEYAAIYFKHHPFNTHPVIKQRYFDISFLLASRLGDFKKMIYYNAQARRLAEQVGDSLAIARTYDNEAQIYSRQLQTAKALACSKIYFNYLKKTNNLNGIAYNNLATAFSQNHEPDSAIKYYQAGIAFEKRDASARQKDIYYNGLIEAYKMKGDFAHALQAADSAYAIELRNHKAIEAVKVAEIHEKYEAEKKDRNIAELNNRNKLNETIIKQQRLTIFLTLLVFLAVVSFFYIFYRQQRLREKNKLLKSENQRLNVEQKMLQAQLNPHFIFNAIANLQSLVASGHVEESVSYLRSFSGLLRGVLEQNRKDFIEIEEEIASLNNYLQLQQMRYADVFDYKILVDDQLDQNETLIPPMLIQPFVENAIEHGFRNIAYKGLLTISFKLKNDLLVIEIDDNGSGLTKKTAEDKKKQSLAQVILKERIDLLFTAKGQKAEFNVNNKGGGTATGVFAEILIPVINN; this is encoded by the coding sequence ATGAACACCTGTGCGAGAACCCTGATTATCCTTTATACGATTTGTTTTCTTATTATTCCGGCTTGCAGAAATAAGGAAAATGCACCTGATGTTGAGCATCGGGCTGTTAAAAAAACTGCTTTCGGGGATCATTTATCGCTTATCCTGTCTCTTGATACCTTATCAACGGAGGCGATAAAAAAAATAGTTTACCAGCAAGACAGCCTGTTGGGCAATAACCCTGATAAAGAATCAGATCCCTATTATCATTATTTCCATGCCAGAAAATATGTTTTTGAAAAGAAAAGAGATAGTGCCTTAATTGCCTACCAGAAAATGAAGGGACTAAAGCCGAACGATGATATTGAGTTATTGAAAACCTATCGTATTTTAACCCATAAAATGGCCGGTGGATCGATGGTAGAGTCTGCTTTAATGAGCCAGATTTTTGCGGCTTTGAAAATCTCCGAACAGGCCCATAGCCGCTTAACCTATTCCTTTTATGATTTGCTGGCACAGGCCTATTTTCAGAACAACAACGAAAAAAAATCAATTGAATATGCGGCGATTTACTTCAAACATCATCCGTTTAATACACACCCTGTAATTAAACAACGCTATTTTGATATTTCGTTCCTGTTGGCATCGCGGTTGGGCGATTTTAAAAAAATGATATATTATAATGCCCAGGCCCGGCGTTTGGCAGAACAGGTTGGCGATAGCCTGGCAATAGCCCGCACTTACGATAACGAGGCACAGATTTACAGCCGGCAATTGCAAACTGCCAAAGCCTTGGCCTGCAGTAAAATTTATTTCAACTACCTAAAAAAAACCAATAACCTGAACGGTATTGCCTACAACAACCTGGCTACCGCATTTTCTCAAAATCATGAGCCCGATTCTGCCATTAAGTATTACCAGGCCGGTATAGCTTTCGAAAAACGCGATGCATCAGCCAGGCAAAAAGATATCTATTACAACGGCCTGATCGAAGCCTATAAAATGAAGGGCGATTTTGCCCATGCACTCCAGGCTGCAGATTCTGCCTACGCTATCGAACTGCGTAACCATAAAGCAATCGAAGCGGTTAAGGTTGCCGAAATCCATGAAAAATATGAGGCAGAGAAAAAAGACCGGAATATAGCAGAGTTAAATAACCGCAATAAACTGAACGAAACCATTATTAAACAGCAACGTTTAACCATTTTTTTAACGCTGCTGGTTTTTCTGGCTGTAGTTTCTTTCTTTTATATCTTTTATCGTCAGCAGCGCTTAAGAGAAAAAAATAAACTGCTTAAATCAGAAAACCAGCGGCTAAATGTAGAGCAGAAAATGCTTCAGGCACAGTTAAATCCACATTTTATTTTCAATGCCATTGCAAATTTGCAGAGCCTGGTTGCCTCCGGGCATGTCGAAGAATCAGTATCTTATCTGCGGTCTTTTTCGGGCTTACTGCGTGGGGTATTAGAGCAAAACAGAAAAGATTTTATCGAAATTGAAGAAGAAATAGCTTCCTTAAACAATTATCTTCAATTACAGCAAATGCGTTATGCTGATGTTTTCGATTATAAAATTCTTGTTGATGATCAGCTGGACCAGAACGAAACGCTCATCCCGCCAATGCTCATTCAGCCTTTTGTAGAGAATGCCATTGAGCATGGTTTCCGAAATATTGCTTACAAAGGTTTGTTAACCATATCTTTCAAGTTAAAAAACGATTTGCTGGTGATTGAAATTGATGATAACGGCAGTGGGCTGACCAAAAAAACAGCCGAAGATAAAAAGAAGCAATCGCTGGCCCAGGTAATTTTAAAAGAAAGAATTGATTTACTCTTTACTGCTAAGGGACAGAAAGCGGAGTTTAATGTAAATAATAAAGGCGGGGGCACTGCAACAGGTGTATTTGCTGAAATCCTGATCCCCGTAATTAATAATTAA
- a CDS encoding TIGR04139 family peptide modification target, giving the protein MKNLKGMKKSLSSLENKKLQDLGKIQGGLYFIRSNFACPSQYPSEAVEYDTYESNGGKYIGRTCQQAASGTDIGNANGTC; this is encoded by the coding sequence ATGAAAAACTTAAAAGGAATGAAGAAGAGCCTTTCTTCATTAGAAAACAAAAAACTCCAGGATCTTGGAAAAATACAGGGTGGCCTGTATTTTATCAGATCAAATTTTGCCTGTCCGAGCCAATACCCGAGTGAAGCTGTCGAATATGACACGTACGAAAGCAATGGTGGCAAATACATTGGAAGAACGTGCCAGCAGGCCGCCTCAGGAACGGATATAGGAAACGCTAACGGAACCTGCTAA
- a CDS encoding TIGR04139 family peptide modification target, with protein MKNLKGMKKDFSSLENQKLTDLSSINGGRMLGGYTAIQSNVFVGEGCVEYDHYEGANGTGGYIYREIRHLAPGEPVHNY; from the coding sequence ATGAAAAATTTAAAAGGAATGAAGAAAGATTTCTCTTCACTTGAAAACCAAAAACTTACCGATTTATCATCAATCAACGGAGGTAGAATGTTAGGCGGCTATACTGCAATTCAATCTAATGTCTTCGTAGGGGAGGGATGTGTAGAATATGACCACTATGAGGGCGCAAATGGTACAGGTGGGTATATTTACAGGGAAATCCGTCATCTTGCACCTGGAGAACCTGTTCATAATTACTAG
- the gwsG gene encoding grasp-with-spasm system ATP-grasp peptide maturase produces MILIISKKQETTTNEVIKWLWAMDKKFIRVHEDEVFEIKTKEKRIYIESQRNCFYIDEITSVWYRRGGLKFKNFQYDNVSVDIHMQEHQHWLQDYVIKTLEAKKHINKQSNSAVNKLLVLAQAKKVGLDVPEYYLAENTDEAVLDKTIIKPLTGNITINTYKDYAESIMYTSVIDHKEEESFFITFFQEKIEKDFEIRSFYLNGKFFSTAIMSQNDEQTKTDFRKYNLEKPNRNVRYNLPVEIEEKTHQLMMLLDVNCGSIDFMKSGEKFYFLEVNTVGQFLGVTSICNYAAEQAIAEYL; encoded by the coding sequence GTGATATTAATTATATCCAAAAAGCAAGAGACGACTACCAATGAAGTAATAAAATGGCTTTGGGCAATGGATAAAAAATTTATTCGGGTGCATGAAGATGAAGTGTTTGAGATAAAAACGAAAGAAAAACGTATCTACATAGAAAGCCAGAGAAACTGTTTTTACATTGATGAAATAACTAGTGTGTGGTACAGAAGGGGCGGGTTAAAATTTAAAAATTTCCAATATGACAACGTCTCTGTCGATATCCATATGCAGGAACACCAACATTGGCTGCAGGATTATGTAATCAAAACGCTTGAAGCCAAAAAACACATCAATAAGCAAAGCAATAGCGCTGTAAATAAACTGTTGGTATTGGCGCAGGCCAAAAAAGTAGGATTAGATGTTCCGGAGTATTATTTGGCTGAAAATACTGACGAAGCGGTTTTGGATAAAACGATTATAAAGCCGTTAACCGGAAACATCACCATAAATACTTACAAAGATTACGCGGAAAGTATTATGTATACCAGCGTAATAGACCATAAAGAAGAAGAAAGTTTTTTTATCACATTTTTTCAGGAAAAAATTGAGAAGGATTTCGAAATCAGGAGCTTTTATTTGAACGGAAAGTTCTTTTCTACCGCAATAATGTCTCAAAATGATGAGCAAACCAAAACCGATTTCAGAAAGTACAATCTCGAAAAGCCTAACCGAAATGTGAGATACAATCTTCCTGTTGAAATTGAAGAGAAAACGCATCAATTAATGATGTTACTGGATGTAAACTGTGGCTCAATAGATTTTATGAAGAGCGGAGAGAAATTTTATTTTTTAGAGGTAAATACCGTTGGCCAATTTTTAGGGGTTACCTCCATATGTAATTATGCTGCAGAGCAAGCAATAGCCGAATATTTATGA
- the gwsS gene encoding grasp-with-spasm system SPASM domain peptide maturase gives MRYFNLFSDILITKGVNRILISDLQRNRSELQSLELNTIIEELKSNSIEEVFAFYDEESKEIAQEYLNFLLEKEYGFITENNWDKNFPPLSLVFREASTISNIFIETADLLLSPQLVQSIENLGIRHLVIYCESELSLTAFLTLEDTLNDSCLESIEIFSPYHSGVDDNFIKTLNEKCTRIYSLIFHKCEKAPFEVADIFKFNLVFTNQHLKINSCGKVDLKYFDTNLTKVLEAVNHNSCLNKKIGIDINGNIKNCPAMPQIFGNINNISLEDALNVKGFKAYWDITKDDIMVCKYCEFRNVCTDCRAFTERTHTNHAGLDISKPLKCGYNPSTNKWEEWSTNPLKQKAIQHYGIATKVKVYEA, from the coding sequence ATGAGGTATTTTAATTTATTTAGCGATATTTTGATCACAAAAGGTGTTAACAGAATCCTGATTTCTGATTTGCAGCGAAACCGTTCTGAGCTGCAGTCTTTAGAATTGAATACCATTATTGAAGAGTTGAAATCTAATTCTATTGAGGAAGTATTTGCTTTTTATGATGAAGAATCAAAAGAAATAGCACAAGAATACCTAAACTTTTTATTGGAAAAAGAGTACGGTTTTATTACCGAAAATAATTGGGATAAAAATTTTCCACCACTATCCCTGGTATTTAGAGAGGCCAGTACAATTTCCAATATATTTATTGAAACTGCCGACTTATTGCTGTCGCCGCAGCTGGTGCAATCTATAGAAAATTTAGGAATAAGACATTTGGTTATCTATTGCGAAAGCGAACTGTCGTTAACAGCCTTTTTAACCTTAGAAGATACATTAAACGACTCATGTTTAGAAAGCATAGAAATTTTCTCTCCCTATCATTCGGGAGTTGATGATAATTTTATAAAAACCCTAAATGAAAAATGTACAAGAATTTACAGTTTGATATTTCATAAATGCGAAAAAGCGCCATTTGAGGTCGCAGATATTTTCAAATTTAACCTGGTTTTCACCAATCAACATTTAAAAATAAATTCTTGCGGAAAAGTAGACTTAAAGTATTTTGATACCAACCTTACGAAGGTTTTAGAAGCCGTTAATCATAATTCCTGCCTTAATAAAAAAATCGGCATTGATATCAATGGCAATATCAAAAACTGCCCGGCAATGCCCCAGATTTTCGGGAACATAAATAACATTTCTTTAGAAGACGCACTAAACGTTAAAGGATTTAAGGCTTACTGGGACATCACCAAAGATGACATTATGGTTTGCAAATATTGTGAGTTTAGAAATGTATGTACCGACTGCAGGGCATTTACAGAACGTACACATACCAACCACGCAGGTTTAGACATATCCAAACCGCTAAAATGTGGCTACAACCCTTCTACCAATAAATGGGAAGAATGGAGCACAAACCCGCTTAAACAAAAAGCAATACAACATTACGGCATTGCAACAAAGGTAAAGGTATATGAAGCTTAA